A genomic segment from Glycine max cultivar Williams 82 chromosome 1, Glycine_max_v4.0, whole genome shotgun sequence encodes:
- the CHS11 gene encoding chalcone synthase 11, whose amino-acid sequence MVSVEEIRKAQRAEGPATVMAIGTATPPNCVDQSTYPDYYFRITNSDHMTELKEKFKRMCDKSMIKKRYMYLNEEILKENPSVCAYMAPSLDARQDMVVVEVPKLGKEAATKAIKEWGQPKSKITHLIFCTTSGVDMPGADYQLTKLLGLRPSVKRYMMYQQGCFAGGTVLRLAKDLAENNTGARVLVVCSEITAVTFRGPSDTHLDSLVGQALFGDGAAAVILGSDPLPAEKPLFELVWTAQTILPDSEGAIDGHLREVGLTFHLLKDVPGLISKNIQKALVEAFQPLGIDDYNSIFWIAHPGGPAILDQVEAKLGLKPEKMEATRHVLSEYGNMSSACVLFILDQMRKKSIENGLGTTGEGLEWGVLFGFGPGLTVETVVLRSVTV is encoded by the exons ATGGTGAGTGTTGAAGAGATTCGTAAGGCACAACGTGCAGAAGGCCCTGCCACCGTGATGGCTATTGGCACGGCCACTCCTCCCAACTGCGTGGATCAGAGTACCTATCCTGACTATTATTTCCGCATCACCAACAGTGACCACATGACCGAgctcaaagaaaagttcaagcGCATGT gTGATAAGTCAATGATTAAGAAACGATACATGTACTTAAATGAAGAGATCCTGAAGGAGAATCCGAGTGTTTGTGCCTATATGGCACCTTCATTGGATGCAAGGCAAGACATGGTGGTTGTGGAGGTACCAAAGTTGGGAAAAGAGGCTGCAACAAAGGCAATCAAGGAATGGGGTCAACCCAAGTCCAAGATTACTCATCTCATCTTCTGCACCACTAGTGGTGTGGACATGCCTGGTGCTGATTATCAGCTCACAAAACTGCTAGGACTTCGTCCCTCCGTCAAGCGTTACATGATGTACCAACAAGGCTGCTTTGCTGGTGGCACGGTGCTTCGTCTGGCGAAAGACTTGGCCGAAAACAACACGGGTGCTCGTGTGCTCGTCGTGTGTTCAGAGATCACAGCAGTCACATTTCGCGGCCCGAGTGACACCCATCTTGATAGCCTTGTTGGGCAAGCCTTGTTTGGAGATGGTGCAGCTGCTGTCATTCTTGGATCAGACCCTTTGCCTGCTGAAAAGCCTTTGTTTGAGCTTGTGTGGACTGCACAAACAATCCTTCCAGACAGTGAAGGGGCTATTGATGGCCACCTTCGCGAAGTAGGACTCACTTTCCATCTCCTCAAGGATGTTCCTGGACTCATCTCGAAGAACATCCAAAAGGCCTTGGTTGAAGCCTTCCAACCCTTGGGAATTGATGATTACAACTCTATCTTTTGGATTGCACACCCTGGTGGACCAGCAATATTGGACCAAGTTGAGGCTAAGTTAGGCTTGAAACCTGAAAAAATGGAAGCTACTAGACATGTGCTCAGCGAGTATGGTAACATGTCAAGTGCATGCGTGTTGTTCATCTTGGATCAAATGAGGAAGAAGTCAATAGAAAATGGACTTGGCACCACTGGTGAAGGGCTTGAATGGggtgtgctatttggttttggCCCTGGACTCACTGTTGAGACTGTTGTGCTTCGCAGTGTCACAGTCTAA